In Corynebacterium ulcerans, one genomic interval encodes:
- the rsmA gene encoding 16S rRNA (adenine(1518)-N(6)/adenine(1519)-N(6))-dimethyltransferase RsmA: MGENDHARLLGPAEIRHLAEKLDVTPTKKLGQNFVHDPNTVRMIVSAADLTADDHVVEIGPGLGSLTLALLDTARSVTAVEIDPRLAEQLPTTVAERAPMFADRLTLVHKDALQITPEEIDQPTALVANLPYNVSVPVLLHFLQIFPSIQRVLVMVQAEVADRLAAQPGTKVYGVPSVKASFYGAVRRAGSIGKNVFWPAPKIESGLVRIDVFAQDEQPWPVGDELRSQVFPLIDAAFAQRRKTLRAALSGYYGSGVAAEQALLGAGIDPTLRGEKLDVADFVRLAQRRG, translated from the coding sequence ATGGGAGAAAACGATCACGCGCGCCTTCTCGGCCCCGCCGAAATTAGGCATCTGGCAGAGAAGCTTGATGTCACACCAACAAAAAAATTGGGGCAGAACTTTGTGCATGATCCCAATACTGTTCGGATGATCGTTTCTGCAGCCGACCTTACTGCCGATGACCACGTTGTAGAGATTGGCCCTGGTCTAGGCTCGTTGACCTTGGCATTACTTGATACGGCACGTTCCGTGACCGCCGTGGAGATAGATCCGCGCTTGGCGGAACAACTTCCCACGACCGTGGCAGAACGCGCCCCGATGTTCGCAGATCGTCTTACCCTGGTGCACAAAGATGCTTTACAGATAACTCCAGAAGAGATCGATCAGCCTACAGCGTTGGTGGCAAACCTTCCTTATAACGTATCTGTACCGGTGCTGCTACATTTCTTGCAGATTTTTCCATCGATCCAGCGCGTATTAGTGATGGTTCAAGCGGAAGTCGCCGATCGCCTTGCAGCGCAGCCCGGCACCAAAGTGTATGGCGTTCCTAGCGTGAAAGCATCGTTCTATGGTGCTGTGCGGCGTGCCGGGTCAATCGGGAAAAACGTTTTTTGGCCGGCTCCCAAAATCGAATCCGGACTCGTGCGCATTGACGTTTTTGCTCAAGATGAGCAGCCTTGGCCGGTTGGCGATGAACTACGCTCGCAGGTTTTCCCGCTTATCGACGCCGCCTTCGCTCAGCGCCGCAAGACTTTGAGGGCTGCACTCAGCGGATACTACGGATCCGGGGTTGCAGCAGAACAAGCTCTCCTAGGCGCCGGGATTGACCCGACCCTGCGAGGAGAGAAGCTCGATGTAGCCGACTTTGTTCGCCTAGCGCAGCGTCGAGGGTAA
- a CDS encoding ABC-F family ATP-binding cassette domain-containing protein, which produces MANLINLENVSKSFGLTTLLKDVSLGIQTGDRIGVVGLNGGGKTTLLEVITGIEPPDSGRVSHNSTLRMAVVTQRAELDPEKTVGDVVLGPLGLQTFEWASNAQVREVLGGIGVIDLGLDTPVGQLSGGERRRVNLAAALVRDLDLVVLDEPTNHLDVEGVQWLAEHLLARKIAIVVVTHDRWFLDTLATQTWEVHDGTVDSYEGGYNDWTFARAERSRQADAMEQRRQNLARKELAWLRRGAPARTSKPRYRIEAAEALIANVPELRNKVELMAFSKQRQGKVVVELEDATIATPDGTTLVQDLTWRLAPGERIGLVGVNGSGKTTLLRALAGAYELSEGKRIEGRTVRLGWLKQELDDLDPTLRLLDAVEEVASYIQLGKKELSASQLAERLGFSAKRQRTPVGDLSGGERRRLQLTRVLMSEPNLLLLDEPTNDLDIDTLQELESLLDSWAGTLVVISHDRYLIERIADSTWALFGDGKLTNLPGGIEEYLERRHAMAARETRGAVDLGSVSAGSQENKAAPTRTLTSQQEREINKKMASVERKMAKLDPQIEKITNAMAVAAEAVDTAKLTELDSQLRALNEQREELEMEWMELGEQLEA; this is translated from the coding sequence GTGGCAAACCTGATAAACCTGGAAAATGTCTCTAAATCGTTTGGACTTACCACTCTTCTCAAAGACGTGAGCCTGGGTATTCAAACCGGCGATCGCATCGGCGTTGTGGGCCTTAACGGCGGAGGAAAAACCACGCTGCTGGAAGTGATTACCGGAATTGAACCACCAGATTCTGGGCGTGTGAGCCACAATTCCACTTTGCGAATGGCAGTGGTGACACAGCGGGCTGAGCTGGATCCTGAAAAGACCGTAGGCGATGTGGTCCTTGGTCCGTTGGGACTCCAAACCTTTGAATGGGCCTCGAACGCTCAAGTCCGTGAAGTACTCGGTGGGATTGGGGTTATTGATTTAGGCCTTGATACCCCAGTAGGGCAACTATCAGGTGGCGAACGCCGTCGCGTTAATCTCGCAGCCGCACTCGTGCGTGACCTTGACCTTGTGGTGCTTGACGAGCCAACCAACCACCTAGACGTTGAGGGCGTTCAATGGTTGGCAGAACATCTCCTTGCACGAAAGATAGCCATCGTCGTGGTCACCCACGACCGTTGGTTCCTGGACACTCTTGCTACTCAGACATGGGAAGTACATGACGGAACTGTCGATTCCTACGAGGGCGGCTATAACGACTGGACCTTTGCGCGCGCAGAGCGTTCTCGTCAGGCTGATGCCATGGAGCAGCGGCGGCAGAACCTTGCTCGGAAGGAGCTTGCGTGGCTGCGTCGAGGAGCCCCGGCGCGCACGTCAAAGCCGCGATACCGGATTGAAGCAGCCGAAGCTTTGATCGCTAATGTTCCTGAGTTACGCAACAAGGTAGAGCTCATGGCGTTTTCTAAGCAGCGCCAAGGAAAAGTGGTTGTGGAGCTGGAGGATGCCACTATTGCGACGCCTGATGGCACAACATTGGTGCAGGATCTCACATGGCGACTCGCGCCGGGAGAACGCATTGGACTTGTGGGCGTCAATGGATCAGGGAAGACCACGTTGCTGAGGGCGCTAGCCGGAGCCTATGAGCTCAGTGAAGGCAAACGCATTGAGGGACGCACTGTTCGGCTCGGTTGGTTGAAACAGGAGCTGGATGACCTGGATCCCACCCTGCGTCTTCTTGATGCAGTGGAAGAAGTAGCTTCTTATATTCAATTGGGAAAGAAGGAGCTTTCGGCTTCTCAGCTAGCCGAGCGCCTAGGGTTTTCCGCTAAGCGGCAGCGAACACCGGTTGGTGATCTTTCTGGTGGTGAACGTCGTCGGTTGCAATTGACTCGAGTGCTCATGTCTGAGCCGAATCTCCTGCTTCTCGACGAGCCCACCAATGACTTGGACATCGATACGCTTCAGGAGCTTGAGTCGCTTCTTGACTCATGGGCGGGCACCCTTGTGGTGATCTCGCACGATCGATACCTTATCGAGCGCATTGCAGATTCCACGTGGGCACTTTTTGGTGACGGAAAACTCACTAATCTTCCGGGTGGGATTGAGGAGTACTTGGAACGTCGTCACGCTATGGCGGCTCGGGAGACTCGCGGTGCTGTGGACCTGGGAAGCGTATCTGCTGGTTCTCAAGAAAATAAGGCCGCTCCTACGCGCACGTTGACCTCTCAGCAGGAGCGGGAGATCAATAAGAAGATGGCGTCTGTTGAGCGGAAGATGGCCAAGCTTGATCCTCAGATTGAGAAGATCACAAACGCTATGGCGGTAGCCGCAGAAGCAGTGGACACCGCCAAGCTGACTGAACTTGATTCCCAGCTGCGGGCGCTCAATGAGCAGCGAGAAGAGCTGGAAATGGAATGGATGGAGCTTGGCGAGCAGCTGGAAGCATAG
- a CDS encoding 4-(cytidine 5'-diphospho)-2-C-methyl-D-erythritol kinase: MVEENSELTYGRRLTATAHSKVNLHLGVGPLRHDGYHELVTIFQSLSLKDELDCVELRGTATDQTPGIVAELDAGGAEGVPTDASNLAWKAANMVYAFHRSGGGPPLNKVRMHLKKGIPTAGGMAGGSADAAAALRLMQEYVTVKPTDKQLLAMASALGSDVPFTLLGGTRLGTGRGENLVHVMSRGQYHWALAFSAQGLSTPAVFAKLDQMQRTPHLSVDDLTAALISGDPYQVAEHLHNDMQPAALSLQPGLRKTLEIGKASGALAGIVSGSGPTCAFLCSDAQSAEDVAAELRLVGASATATGPALGATLSTTTSP, encoded by the coding sequence ATGGTAGAAGAGAATTCTGAGCTCACATACGGCAGACGCCTCACAGCGACAGCGCACTCAAAAGTGAACCTGCACCTTGGCGTGGGGCCGCTGCGCCACGATGGTTATCACGAGCTTGTCACCATTTTTCAATCCTTAAGCCTTAAAGATGAGTTGGACTGTGTAGAGCTCCGAGGAACTGCCACCGATCAAACGCCTGGAATCGTAGCTGAGCTTGATGCCGGTGGAGCTGAAGGAGTTCCCACCGACGCCAGTAATCTTGCGTGGAAAGCTGCCAATATGGTCTATGCTTTCCATCGTTCTGGAGGCGGCCCACCTCTGAATAAAGTACGGATGCATTTAAAAAAGGGGATTCCTACTGCCGGCGGTATGGCAGGGGGGTCTGCAGACGCTGCCGCGGCGCTTCGGCTCATGCAGGAATACGTCACGGTAAAACCAACCGATAAGCAGTTGCTCGCCATGGCCAGCGCTTTAGGATCAGACGTTCCTTTTACTCTTTTAGGCGGCACACGACTAGGAACTGGGCGTGGAGAAAACCTGGTCCACGTTATGTCGCGAGGTCAGTACCATTGGGCATTGGCTTTTTCCGCGCAAGGCCTTAGTACCCCTGCGGTGTTTGCCAAACTAGACCAGATGCAACGCACGCCGCATCTGTCCGTAGATGACTTGACTGCAGCGTTGATCAGCGGAGATCCCTATCAGGTAGCTGAACATCTGCACAATGATATGCAGCCGGCAGCTCTTTCTCTCCAGCCAGGTTTACGAAAGACCTTGGAGATAGGTAAAGCCTCAGGTGCATTGGCAGGGATTGTTTCCGGATCCGGTCCCACCTGTGCCTTCCTTTGTTCGGACGCTCAAAGCGCCGAGGACGTAGCTGCAGAGCTGCGACTTGTGGGAGCATCCGCGACCGCAACTGGCCCAGCGCTAGGCGCTACCCTGTCCACCACAACGAGCCCATAG